Proteins encoded in a region of the Gopherus flavomarginatus isolate rGopFla2 chromosome 19, rGopFla2.mat.asm, whole genome shotgun sequence genome:
- the PIGW gene encoding phosphatidylinositol-glycan biosynthesis class W protein, with translation MSQKLLKEAFISNLNGTSLLEISIGLTLAPLCIACRGLLLILYNLHNGRPLRSRKYHLLLDFTVLVAPFVLCCTILSPVLPLLPITIGAFCAGLFYKIYNRRNHYIRTPPKQIIRDFLKTSLEPDYIPSITVFRVYVNVLTAINILAVDFPQYPRRYAKTETYGTGAMDFGVGAFIFGNALVCPEVRQKTGVVQSKFSCLARQLLSVWPLVFVGLGRLISVKAVEYHEHFSEYGVHWNFFFTLAIVRMTASLLLTLFPTNKSWIVAVILAVFYQLILDTTHLKMFVLYGSDGKDTRVGFLNANREGVFSLYGYLAIYMASVQVGLYVLKKRTLVKDWIEVICFLLLTVFILFIFLHMSQVYVEPVSRRMANLSFCIWIVAQCLTFLICFLVTDLILVFTKLLVNGSRVPCCWNFTQSPNTDTKHDSEPTSVKREKRWLSICIINAIDKNQLVFFLLANVMTGIVNMMIDTIHSNTSFTLFVLHLYMFTNCLIMYILHAKNILLKCW, from the coding sequence ATGTCACAAAAGCTGCTGAAAGAAGCCTTTATCAGTAACTTAAATGGAACGAGTTTGCTGGAAATTTCAATAGGTTTAACTCTAGCTCCACTGTGTATAGCTTGCAGAGGTTTGCTGTTAATTTTGTATAATCTGCATAATGGAAGACCTTTACGTTCAAGGAAATATCATCTACTACTAGACTTTACAGTGCTAGTAGCTCCTTTTGTGCTCTGCTGTACAATTTTGTCCCCTGTCCTCCCCCTTTTGCCTATAACTATTGGGGCCTTCTGTGCAGGATTATTCTATAAAATATATAACAGACGAAATCATTATATCAGGACTCCTCCTAAGCAAATCATACGTGATTTCCTGAAGACTAGCTTAGAACCAGACTACATTCCATCAATAACCGTGTTTCGTGTTTATGTCAATGTGTTAACTGCAATCAACATCCTAGCAGTGGATTTTCCACAGTACCCCAGACGGTATGCTAAAACTGAGACCTATGGAACAGGAGCTATGGATTTTGGAGTGGGAGCTTTTATTTTTGGTAATGCTCTTGTTTGTCCTGAAGTTAGGCAAAAAACAGGTGTGGTGCAATCCAAATTCTCCTGTCTAGCAAGACAGTTGTTATCTGTTTGGCCTTTAGTTTTTGTTGGCCTGGGACGACTGATCAGTGTTAAAGCTGTAGAGTATCATGAACACTTTTCAGAGTATGGAGtgcactggaatttttttttcactttagcaATTGTGAGAATGACAGCATCACTACTTTTAACTCTATTTCCAACCAACAAATCATGGATTGTTGCTGTGATTCTTGCTGTATTTTATCAGCTTATTCTTGACACTACCCATCTGAAGATGTTTGTTTTATATGGGAGCGATGGCAAAGATACAAGGGTTGGATTTTTAAATGCTAACAGAGAAGGAGTGTTCTCTCTTTATGGGTATCTGGCTATCTATATGGCTAGTGTACAAGTGGGGTTATATGTGTTAAAAAAGAGAACTTTAGTCAAGGACTGGATTGAAGTAATATGTTTCCTTCTGCTGACAGTTTTTATACTCTTTATATTTCTTCATATGTCTCAAGTTTATGTGGAGCCTGTGTCCCGCAGGATGGCTAATCTGTCTTTTTGCATCTGGATAGTTGCTCAGTGCCTgacatttttaatctgttttttagTAACTGATCTTATTTTGGTGTTTACAAAACTTCTGGTAAATGGGTCTAGAGTGCCTTGCTGTTGGAATTTTACACAATCACCTAATACAGATACAAAGCATGATTCAGAGCCTACATCTGTcaaaagagagaaaaggtggcTAAGTATTTGCATAATTAATGCTATTGATAAAAAtcagttagttttttttttgCTAGCAAATGTTATGACTGGCATAGTGAATATGATGATAGATACAATCCACAGCAATACCTCATTTACCTTATTTGTGCTACACTTGTATATGTTTACTAACTGTTTAATTATGTATATATTGCACGcaaaaaatatattattaaaatgCTGGTGA